The genomic segment GGTTTGTGGGCAGCACGGGGATCGGCTCCAAGCCCGTACCCCTGACCGACGACGAGGCCGACAGGATTATCCGCCAGATGGGCGGGGATGAGCCGCGGGTGCGCATAGACGTGGCCGTGGGTGAGAAGGTGCGTGTCACGGGAGGACCCTTCGAAAGCTTTATCGGGACGATCGAAGAGATTAACACCGAAAAGGGCAAGTTACGCGTGATGATCTCGATGTTCGGTCGGGAAACCCCCATCGAACTCGAGTACTATCAGATAGAGAAGATCAGCTAAGGGGGTGAGCGAATGGCAAAGAAAGTAGCAGGCGTTGTCAAGCTGCAGATCCCTGCGGGCAAGGCCACACCGGCACCCCCGGTCGGCTCCGGCCTGGGCCCGTACGGCGTGAATATTATGGCCTTCGTTAAAGAGTACAACGACCGGACGGCCGCCCAGGCGGGCCTGATCATTCCGGTCGAGATCACCATCTACGAGGACCGGAGTTTCAGCTTTGTGACCAAGACCCCGCCGGCCGCGGTTCTCCTGAAGAAGGCCGCCGGCATTGAGACAGCTTCCGGCGAACCCAACAGGAAAAAGGTCGGCCGGGTTACGCGCTCCAAGGTGCGCGAAATCGCCGAGCTGAAGATGCCCGACCTGAACGCGGCTTCGGTCGAGGCCGCGATGCGGATGGTCGAGGGCACGGCCCGCAGCATGGGGATTGAAATCGTAGAAGGTTAAGTGGGAGGAGCGCAGCTCCGCTTGCACCACGAGGAGGTATCCGGCAATGCCGAAACACGGGAAGAAATACCTTGAAGCACGTAAGCAGGTTGACAGGGACGCACTTCTGGATCCGGCCGAGGCGCTGGAACTCGTCAAGAAGGTCGCTCCGGCCAAGTTTGACGAAACGGTGGAGGCCGCCGTCCGCCTGGGGGTCGACCCCCGCCACGCCGACCAGCAGGTCCGCGGCGCGGTCGTCCTGCCGCATGGCACCGGCAAGACGCGCAAGCTCCTGGTTTTCGCCCGCGGGGACAAGGCCAAGGAAGCCGAGGAAGCCGGCGCGGATTATGTGGGCGCCGAGGACATGATCGCCAAGATCCAGGGCGGCTGGTTCGACTTTGACGTTGCCGTGGCCACCCCCGATATGATGGGGATGGTCGGTAAGATCGGCCGCCTGCTGGGCCCCAAGGGCCTGATGCCGAACCCGAAGACCGGGACGGTAACCTTCGATATCGCGCGGGCGGTGGCCGAGGTCAAGGCCGGCAAGATCCAGTACCGCGTCGACAAGGCGGGCATCATCCATGCTCCGATCGGCAAGGTCTCCTTTGAGACCGAGAAGCTGGTCGAGAACCTGAAGACCCTGGTGGACGCCCTGGTCCGGGCCAAGCCCGCGGCCGCCAAGGGGCAGTACATGAAGGGGGTCACGGTCGCCTCGACGATGGGTCCCGGGGTCCGCGTCAACGTGGCGAAACTGGTGGGCTAGACTTACCGATTTCTAATTACTAATAACTGATTTCCTGGCTGCAGACAGCGGGTGCCCGGCGGGACGCCGGGCTTAAGGGCCGAAGGAGAGCCGCCCGCCGAGGCCTGTAGGGTCTTTGGGCCCCTGCATGGCTTTGTATCTGCAGGGGCTTTCCGATTTTTACCGGGCAGTAAAGGAGGTGCAGTATTTGGCAACAACACGTGAAGACAAGGTGGCCGTAGTCGGGGAACTCAAGGAGACGATGGCCCGCGCCAAAATTATCGTCCTTACCGAGTACCGGGGCTTGAGCGTGGCTTCGATGACCGACCTGCGGCGGCGCATCCGCGGCGCCGGAGGGCACTTGAAGGTGGCCAAGAACACCCTGGCCCGTCGCGCGGCCCACGAGGCGGGCATTGAGGGGCTCGACCCCATGCTCAGCGGACCGATCGCCCTCGCCTTCGGGTTTGACGATCCGGCGGCCGTGCCCAAGGTCCTCACCCAGTTCCAAAAGGAGTTCGGGAAGGTGTCCCCGGTGGAGATCACCGGCGGGGTCATCGAGGGCCGGGTGGTGGCCATGGACGAGATCAAGCGGGTGGCCGACCTGCCAAGCCGCGAAGTGCTTCTCGCCCAGGTGGTGGGCGGCCTGCAGGCGCCGCTCACCGGCCTGGTCAACGTTCTGCAGGGCAACATCCGCAAGTTCGTCTACGCTCTGGAGGCCGTGAGGAAACTGAAGGAAGCGTAGGCCGCTTACTAATTTCAATTAGCTTAAGGAGGATTTCCGATGTCCAAAGTCAACGAGGTTCTCGAAATCGTCAAGGGCATGACCGTCCTTGAACTCGCCGACCTGGTAAAGGCGATGGAAGAAGAATTCGGCGTCTCCGCCGCCGCTCCGGTAGCCGCCGTGGCCGCGGCTCCGGCCGCCGCCGCTCCTGCCGCCGTCGAGGAGGAGCAGACCGAATTCGACGTTATCCTGGAGACCGTGGGCGACAAGAAGATCAACGTCATCAAGGTCGTCCGGGAGATCACCGGCCTGGGCCTCAAGGAGGCCAAGGAGCTGGTCGACGGCGCTCCCAAGCCGGTCAAAGAGAAGGTCAACAAGGAAGAGGCCGAGGCTATCAAGGCCAAGCTCGAGGAAGTCGGCGCCGGCGTGAAGATCAAGTAACTCAAACCCCACCTCCGGATAAAATCAGCCGGCCGGTTGTCCTCAAGGCGACCGGGGCCGTGAGATTTCACCCCGTTAACATTACGGGGTGAAATTTTTTGTTGACGGGGCATCCATTCTGTGATAACATTATAAGTCGTTGTCCATATGAGTATTATCTGGATCGGCTGGGGCCATAATACTTGGATAGGGATTGCGGGTTGTAAAAGCGAGGTCATTTTGGGTAACCTTGCTTTTAGTATTTCCATTGCAGGGGGTTGAGGCATGCCGGTCGCCAAGGCTAAAGAGCGCGTCGTCTTCGGCAAACTTCGTGAGGCCCTTGAGCTGCCCGACCTGGTGGAGGTGCAGAAGAAATCTTACCGCTGGTTTTTGGACCAGGGGTTGCGCGAGGTATTCCAGGACATCTCTCCGATCCAGGACTTTACCGGCAACCTGGTTCTTGAGTTTCTTGACTACAGCCTCGGCGAGCCCAAGTACGCCGTGCAGGAGTGCAAGGACCGCGACGTGACCTACGCCGCTCCCTTGCGCGTCAAGGTGCGGCTGATCAACCGGGAGACGGGCGAGGTCAAGGAACAGGATGTCTTTATGGGGGACTTCCCCCTGATGACCGACAAGGGAACCTTCATTATCAATGGTGCTGAGAGAGTCATTGTCAGTCAATTGGTTCGTTCTCCCGGCGTCTATTTTGATGCCCAGCCCGATCCGAACGGCAAGCTCATCTATACGGCGACCGTCATCCCCAGCCGCGGCGCCTGGCTGGAGTTCGAGACCGACGCCCTGGAGCATATCTGGGTGCGCGTCGACCGGACGCGGAAAATCCCGGCCACCGTGCTGATCCGCGCCCTCGGTTACGGCACCAGGACCCAGTTACTGTCGCTGTTCGACAACCACAAGAGCATTGAAGAAACCCTGACCAAGGACAACACCGACAACGAGGAAGACGCCCTGGTCGAGATCTATAAGCGCCTGCGCCCGGGCGAGCCTCCGACCGCGGAAAGCGCCCGGGCTCTGCTTGATAGTCTATTCTTCGATCCCAAGCGTTATGACCTGGCCCCCGTGGGCCGGTATAAGCTGTTCAAGAAGCTGAAGCACGGCATCCTCTACCGCTACGGGGAGGACACCGGCGAAACCTCGTATGATCCGTACCTTAAAGAGGATATCCCGGCGGACCGCGAGTTCATCCGAGCGCTGACCAAAGAGGACATTGTCGCCACCCTCCGCTACATCCTGCGGATGGTCGACGGCCAGGCGGAGCGGGATGACATCGACCACCTCGGGAACCGCCGGCTGCGTTCCGTGGGCGAGTTGCTGCAGAACCAGTTCCGCATCGGCCTGGCCCGGATGGAGCGCGTGGTGCGCGAGCGCATGACCATCCAGGATGTCGAGGTCATCACCCCGCAGGTCCTGATCAATATCCGGCCGGTCGTGGCCGCCATCAAGGAGTTCTTCGGCTCCAGCCAGCTTTCGCAGTTCATGGACCAGACCAACCCCCTGGCGGAACTCACCCACAAGCGTCGCCTTTCGGCTCTCGGCCCGGGCGGCCTGTCCCGGGAGCGGGCGGGTTTCGAGGTCCGCGACGTCCACCACTCCCACTACGGCCGGGTCTGCCCCATTGAGACGCCTGAAGGTCCGAACATCGGCCTGATCGGCTCCCTGACCTGCTACGCCCGGGTCAATGAGTTCGGCTTCATCGAGACGCCTTACCGGAAGGTGGACAAGGAGAGCGGCCGGGTCACGGACGAGATCGTGTACATGACGGCCGACGAGGAAGAGGAATACGTCATCGCCCAGGCCAACGTGGGTCTGGACGACCGGGGATACTTTGAAGAGAAGCGGGTCAGCGCCCGGTACAAAGGGGAGTTCCTGCTCGTGGACGCCGACCGGGTCGACTTCGTCGACGTCTCTCCGAAGCAGGTGTTCAGCGTCGCCACCTCCCTGATCCCCTTCCTGGAGCACGACGACGCCAACCGCGCCCTCATGGGGGCGAACATGCAGCGCCAGGCGGTGCCGCTTTTGAACGCCGAGGCGCCCCTGATCGGCACCGGGATCGAGGCCAAGGCGGCCTACGATTCCGGGGTCGTCGTGATCGCCGAAAACTCCGGGTACGTGGAACGGGTGTCGGCCGACGAGGTCAAGATCCGGACTGACGCCGGCGGGCTGGATACCTACCGGCTCTCCAAGTTTACCCGCTCCAACCAGGGCACCTGCCTGAACCAGCGCCCGATCGTCTACGCCGGCGAGCGGATTGAGAAGGGCCAGGTCATCGCCGACGGGCCGTGCACAGACCACGGGGAACTGGCCCTGGGGCGGAACGTCCTGGTGGCCTTCATGCCCTGGGAGGGCTACAACTACGAGGACGCCATCCTGGTCAGCGAAAAGCTTATCAAGGAAGACATGTACACCTCGATCCATATCGAGGAGTATGAATGCGACGCCCGGGACACCAAGCTCGGGCCGGAGGAAATCACCCGCGACATCCCGAACGTCGGCGAGGACGCTTTGAAGGACCTGGACGAGCGCGGGGTCATCCGCGTCGGGGCCGAGGTCCGCCCGGGGGACATCCTGGTCGGCAAGGTAACCCCCAAGGGCGAGACCGAACTGACCGCCGAGGAGCGCCTCCTGCGGGCCATCTTCGGGGAAAAGGCGCGCGAGGTCCGCGACACCTCCCTGCGCGTCCCGCATGGCGAGTCCGGTAAAGTCGTGGACGTCAAGGTTTTCTCGCGCGAGAACGGCGATGAGCTGCCCCCCGGCGTGAACCAGCTCGTGCGGGTCTACGTGGCCCAGAAGCGCAAGCTCTCCGAGGGGGACAAAATGGCCGGGCGCCACGGGAACAAGGGCGTCATCGCCCGCATCATGCCGGAGGAGGATATGCCCTTCCTGCCCGACGGCACGCCGATCGAGATCGTCCTCAACCCCCTGGGCGTCCCGTCCCGCATGAACATCGGCCAGGTCCTGGAGTGCCACCTGGGCTGGGCGGCACAGGCCCTCGGCTACAACATCGCCACCCCGGTCTTCAACGGCGCCCGGGAGTCGGACATCACCGAGACCCTTGATCGTTGCGGACTGCCGCCGGACGGCAAGATCGAACTCCGCGACGGCCGGTCCGGCCTGCCCTTTGACCGCCCGATCACGGTCGGTTACATCTATATGCTGAAGCTGGCCCACCTGGTCGACGATAAGATCCACGCGCGGTCGACCGGGCCGTATTCCCTCGTCACGCAGCAGCCTCTCGGCGGCAAGGCGCAGTTCGGCGGCCAGCGCTTCGGCGAGATGGAGGTCTGGGCCCTGGAGGCCTATGGGGCGGCCTACACCCTGCAGGAGATCCTGACCGTCAAATCCGACGATGTCGTGGGCCGGGTAAAAACCTACGAGGCCATTGTCAAGGGCGAAAACGTGCCGGAGCCGGGTGTGCCCGAGGCCTTCAAGGTCCTGATCAAGGAAGTGCAGAGCCTCGGCCTGGACATCAAGGTCCTCGCCGAGGACGACCGGGAGATCGAGATCCGGGAGGTGGAGGACGACTTCGCCGAGCCGGACAAGGACCTTGAACTGGACTTCCAGGCGATGCCGGAGCCCGGCCGGAACCGCGATGACAACGACGAAGGAGAGGACATCGGCGAGGAACCGGAGGAGGACGAGGAGACCCTGTTCGGCGAGGAGGGCTTCTCCGTAGAGGAACGGGATATCGGAGAGGACTACGACCGGGAAGACAATGACCTGGCGGACGACGACGGGCGCCGGGACGACGAAGAGTAAAATTGGATTCAGGGTCTTCCTAGGAGGGATGAAGCGCGGTGCTGGATTTAACCAACTTCGACCGGATTCGCATTGGTTTGGCGTCGCCGGAGCAGATAAGGGACTGGTCACATGGGGAGGTCAAGAAGCCGGAGACCATCAACTACCGCACTTTGAAGCCCGAGCGTGACGGGCTCTTCTGCGAGCGCATCTTCGGGCCGACCCGCGACTGGGAATGCCATTGCGGCAAGTACAAGCGCGTGCGCTACAAGGGCGTGATCTGCGACCGCTGCGGCGTCGAGGTCACGCGCTCGAAAGTCCGCCGCGAACGGCTGGGGCATATCGAACTGGCGGCCCCGGTCTCGCATATCTGGTACTTCAAGGGCATCCCCTCCCGCATGGGCCTGCTGCTGGACATGTCACCCCGGGCCCTGGAAAAGGTTTTATATTTCGTTTCCTACGTTGTGATCGACCCGGGCGAGACGGCCCTGATCAAGAAGCAGATGCTCACCGAACAGGAGTACCGCGAGTACAAGGAAAAGTTCGGCACGGCCTTCACGGCCGGCATGGGGGCCGAGGCCATCAAGACCCTGCTGGAGGAGATCGACCTCGAGGCGATGGCCGAGGAACTGCGGCGCGAGATCCGGGACGTGACGGGGCAGC from the Thermoanaerobacterales bacterium genome contains:
- the nusG gene encoding transcription termination/antitermination protein NusG, yielding MSTHWYVVHTYSGYENKVKANLERRIESMNMGDKIFKIVVPMEDEVEIKDGRRKITKRKIYPGYVLVQMILDDDSYRVVRNTPGVTGFVGSTGIGSKPVPLTDDEADRIIRQMGGDEPRVRIDVAVGEKVRVTGGPFESFIGTIEEINTEKGKLRVMISMFGRETPIELEYYQIEKIS
- the rplK gene encoding 50S ribosomal protein L11, with amino-acid sequence MAKKVAGVVKLQIPAGKATPAPPVGSGLGPYGVNIMAFVKEYNDRTAAQAGLIIPVEITIYEDRSFSFVTKTPPAAVLLKKAAGIETASGEPNRKKVGRVTRSKVREIAELKMPDLNAASVEAAMRMVEGTARSMGIEIVEG
- the rplA gene encoding 50S ribosomal protein L1, with translation MPKHGKKYLEARKQVDRDALLDPAEALELVKKVAPAKFDETVEAAVRLGVDPRHADQQVRGAVVLPHGTGKTRKLLVFARGDKAKEAEEAGADYVGAEDMIAKIQGGWFDFDVAVATPDMMGMVGKIGRLLGPKGLMPNPKTGTVTFDIARAVAEVKAGKIQYRVDKAGIIHAPIGKVSFETEKLVENLKTLVDALVRAKPAAAKGQYMKGVTVASTMGPGVRVNVAKLVG
- the rplJ gene encoding 50S ribosomal protein L10 → MATTREDKVAVVGELKETMARAKIIVLTEYRGLSVASMTDLRRRIRGAGGHLKVAKNTLARRAAHEAGIEGLDPMLSGPIALAFGFDDPAAVPKVLTQFQKEFGKVSPVEITGGVIEGRVVAMDEIKRVADLPSREVLLAQVVGGLQAPLTGLVNVLQGNIRKFVYALEAVRKLKEA
- the rplL gene encoding 50S ribosomal protein L7/L12, translating into MSKVNEVLEIVKGMTVLELADLVKAMEEEFGVSAAAPVAAVAAAPAAAAPAAVEEEQTEFDVILETVGDKKINVIKVVREITGLGLKEAKELVDGAPKPVKEKVNKEEAEAIKAKLEEVGAGVKIK
- the rpoB gene encoding DNA-directed RNA polymerase subunit beta, encoding MPVAKAKERVVFGKLREALELPDLVEVQKKSYRWFLDQGLREVFQDISPIQDFTGNLVLEFLDYSLGEPKYAVQECKDRDVTYAAPLRVKVRLINRETGEVKEQDVFMGDFPLMTDKGTFIINGAERVIVSQLVRSPGVYFDAQPDPNGKLIYTATVIPSRGAWLEFETDALEHIWVRVDRTRKIPATVLIRALGYGTRTQLLSLFDNHKSIEETLTKDNTDNEEDALVEIYKRLRPGEPPTAESARALLDSLFFDPKRYDLAPVGRYKLFKKLKHGILYRYGEDTGETSYDPYLKEDIPADREFIRALTKEDIVATLRYILRMVDGQAERDDIDHLGNRRLRSVGELLQNQFRIGLARMERVVRERMTIQDVEVITPQVLINIRPVVAAIKEFFGSSQLSQFMDQTNPLAELTHKRRLSALGPGGLSRERAGFEVRDVHHSHYGRVCPIETPEGPNIGLIGSLTCYARVNEFGFIETPYRKVDKESGRVTDEIVYMTADEEEEYVIAQANVGLDDRGYFEEKRVSARYKGEFLLVDADRVDFVDVSPKQVFSVATSLIPFLEHDDANRALMGANMQRQAVPLLNAEAPLIGTGIEAKAAYDSGVVVIAENSGYVERVSADEVKIRTDAGGLDTYRLSKFTRSNQGTCLNQRPIVYAGERIEKGQVIADGPCTDHGELALGRNVLVAFMPWEGYNYEDAILVSEKLIKEDMYTSIHIEEYECDARDTKLGPEEITRDIPNVGEDALKDLDERGVIRVGAEVRPGDILVGKVTPKGETELTAEERLLRAIFGEKAREVRDTSLRVPHGESGKVVDVKVFSRENGDELPPGVNQLVRVYVAQKRKLSEGDKMAGRHGNKGVIARIMPEEDMPFLPDGTPIEIVLNPLGVPSRMNIGQVLECHLGWAAQALGYNIATPVFNGARESDITETLDRCGLPPDGKIELRDGRSGLPFDRPITVGYIYMLKLAHLVDDKIHARSTGPYSLVTQQPLGGKAQFGGQRFGEMEVWALEAYGAAYTLQEILTVKSDDVVGRVKTYEAIVKGENVPEPGVPEAFKVLIKEVQSLGLDIKVLAEDDREIEIREVEDDFAEPDKDLELDFQAMPEPGRNRDDNDEGEDIGEEPEEDEETLFGEEGFSVEERDIGEDYDREDNDLADDDGRRDDEE